In Kineococcus mangrovi, the sequence GCGATCCGGGCGAAGTCGGCGACGGTGAGCTGCTCCCCCCGCGCCTGCGGGTCGACGCCCGCGGCGCGCAGCAGCTCCTCGGACCGGGCCGGGGACCCGGCCCACGTGGCCAGGGCCGCCCGCAACGTCTTGCGCCGCTGCGCGAAGGCGGCGTCGACGACCGCGAAGACCTGCTCCCGCGTGGCGTCCGTGGGGGGTGTGGGACGGCGGGTGAAGACGACGAGGCCGGAGTCCACGCGCGGGACGGGCCAGAAGACCGGCGGCGGGACGGAGCCCGCGCGGCGGGCGTCGGCGTACCAGGCCGTCTTGACGCTGGGCACGCCGTAGGTGCGGCTGCCCGGTCCGGCCACGAGCCGGTCGGCCACCTCGGACTGCACCATGACGACGCCGTGCCGGAGCGAGTCGAACCGCTGCAGCACGGTCAGCAGGACGGGGACGGCGACGTTGTACGGCAGGTTGGCGACGAGCGCCGTGGGGGCGGGACCGGGCAGCTCCTGCACCTGCACCGCGTCGGCGAGCACGACGTCGAACGAGGTGCCCGGTCGCGCCCGGTCGCGGACGGTCGCCGGCAGCTCGGCGGCGAGCACCGGGTCGATCTCGACCGCGACGACCCGGTCGGCCACCTCCAGCAGCGCCAGGGTCAGCGAGCCGAGCCCGGGGCCGACCTCGACCACCACGTCGGTGGCGCTGAGGTCGGCGACCCGGACGATGCGGCGCACCGTGTTGGCGTCGACGACGAAGTTCTGGCCGAGGGTCTTCGTCGGCCGGACGCCGAGCCTGTCGGCCAGCTCCCGGACGTCGCGGGCCGACAGGAGGGAACTGGTCAGAGGTTCTTGCCGCACACGGGCCATTGTCCGGCACCGGAGCGCTGGTACAGCAGCTTGGCGCGGTAGGTCTGCTCGGAGGCCGACGCCTGGCTCGGCAGGCCGCTGCCGCCGACCGCGCGCCACGTCTGCACGGAGAACTGGTACAGG encodes:
- the rsmA gene encoding 16S rRNA (adenine(1518)-N(6)/adenine(1519)-N(6))-dimethyltransferase RsmA; this translates as MARVRQEPLTSSLLSARDVRELADRLGVRPTKTLGQNFVVDANTVRRIVRVADLSATDVVVEVGPGLGSLTLALLEVADRVVAVEIDPVLAAELPATVRDRARPGTSFDVVLADAVQVQELPGPAPTALVANLPYNVAVPVLLTVLQRFDSLRHGVVMVQSEVADRLVAGPGSRTYGVPSVKTAWYADARRAGSVPPPVFWPVPRVDSGLVVFTRRPTPPTDATREQVFAVVDAAFAQRRKTLRAALATWAGSPARSEELLRAAGVDPQARGEQLTVADFARIAEAGAVA